In one Pseudomonas sp. SG20056 genomic region, the following are encoded:
- the rsxG gene encoding electron transport complex subunit RsxG, producing MLKNALVLGLFAIATVGLVAMLQQATAERIANAEREAQVRALSEILPQGSYDNHLLDNSIQLHDPLLGSKSPQTAYIALQDGKPSAVILRATAPDGYSGAIHLLIGIQADGRLAGVRVLGHRETPGLGDKIELAKSAWIRSFDGKSLSNPGEDGWAVKKDRGEFDQFAGATITPRAVVKAVHKALQYFDANQEQLFAAQVKSNG from the coding sequence ATGCTGAAGAACGCCCTGGTGCTCGGGTTGTTTGCCATCGCCACCGTGGGCCTGGTAGCCATGCTGCAGCAAGCCACGGCCGAGCGTATTGCCAACGCGGAGCGCGAAGCCCAGGTGCGCGCTCTGAGCGAGATCCTGCCGCAAGGTAGCTACGACAACCACCTGTTGGATAACAGCATCCAGCTGCACGATCCTCTGCTCGGCAGTAAGTCGCCGCAGACCGCCTATATCGCCCTGCAAGACGGCAAACCCAGCGCCGTGATCCTGCGCGCCACCGCGCCGGACGGTTACAGCGGCGCGATCCACTTGCTGATCGGTATCCAGGCCGACGGCCGCCTAGCCGGTGTACGTGTGCTGGGTCATCGGGAAACCCCCGGCCTGGGCGACAAGATCGAGCTGGCCAAGAGCGCCTGGATTCGTAGTTTCGACGGCAAGTCATTGAGCAATCCCGGCGAGGATGGCTGGGCAGTGAAGAAAGATCGTGGCGAGTTCGACCAGTTTGCCGGCGCCACCATCACCCCGCGCGCGGTGGTCAAGGCCGTGCACAAGGCCCTGCAGTATTTCGATGCCAATCAAGAGCAGCTGTTCGCAGCCCAGGTGAAGTCCAATGGCTAG
- a CDS encoding RnfABCDGE type electron transport complex subunit D, with protein sequence MALPRITSPHAKGSNRTQQVMLQVLLATVPGILALTWLFGAGTLINLLWASACALGFEAAILALRKRPVLFFLKDYSVLVTAVLLALALPPYSPWWLTLVAVGFAVLFGKQLYGGLGQNPFNPAMLGYVVVLISFPVEMTSWPAPHTVGLLEGLQQILGIANLPDGWAQATALDALKVNKSLTVDELWAQNPAFGYLGGAATEAVNLAFLAGGLYLLHKRLFTWHAPVGMLAALALMSLLFWNGSGSDSNGSPLFHLLTGATMLGAFFIVTDPVSGATSNLGRLIFGIGVGVLVYVIRAWGGYPDGVAFAVLLMNLAAPTIDYYTRPRTYGHRKPTRGFKLGE encoded by the coding sequence ATGGCCCTGCCCCGTATCACATCGCCCCACGCCAAGGGCAGCAACCGCACCCAGCAAGTGATGCTGCAGGTGCTGCTGGCTACGGTGCCGGGGATTCTCGCCCTGACCTGGCTGTTCGGCGCCGGCACGTTGATCAACCTGCTATGGGCTAGCGCCTGCGCACTGGGTTTTGAAGCGGCTATCCTGGCGCTGCGTAAACGCCCGGTGCTGTTCTTCCTCAAGGACTACAGCGTACTGGTCACCGCTGTACTGCTGGCCCTGGCGCTGCCGCCCTATTCGCCCTGGTGGCTGACCCTGGTGGCGGTGGGTTTTGCCGTGCTGTTCGGCAAGCAGCTGTATGGCGGCCTTGGGCAGAACCCCTTTAATCCGGCCATGCTCGGCTATGTGGTGGTGCTGATTTCCTTCCCCGTAGAGATGACCAGCTGGCCAGCCCCGCATACGGTCGGCCTGCTTGAAGGGCTGCAACAGATTCTTGGCATCGCCAACCTGCCTGACGGCTGGGCCCAGGCCACCGCGCTGGACGCGTTGAAGGTCAACAAGAGCCTGACCGTCGACGAGCTGTGGGCACAGAATCCGGCATTCGGCTACCTCGGTGGCGCCGCCACCGAAGCGGTCAACCTGGCCTTCCTCGCTGGCGGCCTGTACCTGCTGCACAAGCGTCTGTTCACCTGGCACGCACCGGTGGGCATGCTCGCCGCCCTGGCCCTGATGAGCCTGTTGTTCTGGAACGGCTCGGGCTCGGACTCCAACGGCTCACCGCTGTTTCACCTGCTGACGGGCGCGACTATGCTCGGCGCCTTCTTTATCGTCACCGACCCAGTCAGCGGCGCCACCAGCAACCTCGGCCGGCTGATTTTCGGCATCGGCGTGGGTGTGCTGGTCTATGTAATCCGCGCCTGGGGCGGCTATCCGGACGGCGTTGCCTTCGCCGTGCTACTGATGAACCTGGCCGCCCCAACCATCGACTACTACACGCGGCCGCGCACCTACGGCCACCGCAAGCCGACTCGCGGCTTCAAGTTGGGAGAGTAA
- the rsxC gene encoding electron transport complex subunit RsxC, with translation MSALHKAEALIWDIPGGIHPAERKELSNRTPIQPAPLSKRLTLPLNQHIGAPAEPVVAVGDRVLKGQLIAAATGFVSVPVHAPTSGTVSFIGPQPYPHVSGMLAPAIVIDSDGLDKWIELTPQPDYRHLENSALVELIRQAGISGLGGAGFPTAVKLNARPTQKIHTLIINGTECEPYISADDLLMRERANELISGIDILVQLIQPDQVLIGIEDNKPEAIAAVRSALNERSYQLKVFPTKYPSGGEKQLIQILTGVEVPSGGLPADIGMLCQNVGTCVAIHDAVMHGKPLISRITTLTGEALARPMNVEVLLGTPAGELLEFAGLNRSKLNRLIMGGPMMGFTLPDFAVPVIKTTNCLLASTTAELPPPPPAMPCIRCGECAEACPASLLPQQLHFFAIGQEHEQLKAHNLFDCIECGACAYVCPSSIPLVQYYRAAKGEIRDLEQKQLKAEQSKQRFELRQERLRRAEEQKEAERQARSAKAAQAKAAQAQTASAAADSTVPPAKPGLSDEQKKLKIEASMAQVALKKAEKQLATHASPELQAQVDELRSAATIAQQALDSAMAANPPAPAVAPAVDDGAVKKAKIDAAMLRAQVRKLEKLEAPSDEQHSELQQLRSQLEAAEKLLASLESQAPAPAAKSAADDGALKKAKIDAAMLRAQVRKLEKLEAPSDEQKSELQQLRSQLETAEKLLASLEAQAPVPAAKPAANDGALKKAKIDAAMLRAQVRKLEKLEAPNDAQHSELQQLRSQLEAAEKLLAGLEAQAPAAASKASDADAPDPLKKAKIELAMKRAELKKAEKAGSDEATLGSLREALSAAEQALHQAEDASGKPAPELVRTDKQPIDETTRALKTEVAFARADLRKLERDDNSAADALATARQRLADAERQLQEHAGS, from the coding sequence ATGAGCGCATTGCACAAGGCAGAAGCACTGATCTGGGATATCCCCGGCGGCATTCACCCGGCCGAGCGCAAGGAGCTGTCCAACCGCACGCCGATCCAGCCGGCGCCGCTGTCCAAGCGTCTGACGCTGCCGCTTAACCAGCATATCGGCGCGCCCGCAGAACCTGTAGTCGCCGTGGGTGATCGCGTGCTGAAAGGCCAGCTGATCGCCGCTGCCACCGGCTTTGTCAGCGTACCCGTGCACGCGCCGACCTCCGGCACCGTGAGCTTTATCGGCCCGCAGCCTTACCCGCATGTATCCGGCATGCTCGCTCCGGCCATCGTGATCGACAGCGATGGGCTGGATAAATGGATCGAGCTGACCCCACAGCCTGACTATCGCCATCTGGAAAACAGCGCTCTGGTTGAACTGATTCGCCAGGCGGGCATCAGCGGTCTGGGCGGTGCGGGCTTTCCCACGGCGGTGAAACTCAACGCGCGGCCGACGCAGAAGATCCACACGCTGATCATCAACGGCACCGAGTGCGAGCCCTATATCAGCGCCGACGACCTGCTGATGCGCGAGCGCGCCAACGAGCTGATCAGCGGCATCGATATTCTGGTGCAGCTGATCCAGCCGGATCAGGTGCTGATCGGCATCGAGGACAACAAACCCGAAGCCATCGCCGCCGTGCGCAGCGCGCTGAACGAGCGCAGCTATCAGCTCAAGGTATTCCCCACCAAGTACCCATCCGGTGGCGAAAAGCAGCTGATCCAGATTCTCACCGGCGTGGAAGTGCCCAGCGGTGGCCTGCCGGCGGATATCGGCATGCTCTGCCAGAACGTTGGCACCTGCGTAGCCATCCATGACGCGGTGATGCACGGCAAACCGCTGATCTCACGCATTACCACCCTGACCGGTGAGGCCCTGGCCCGACCGATGAACGTCGAGGTACTGCTCGGCACGCCGGCGGGTGAATTGCTGGAGTTTGCTGGCCTGAACCGCAGCAAGTTGAACCGCCTGATCATGGGCGGCCCGATGATGGGCTTTACCCTGCCCGACTTCGCCGTACCCGTGATCAAGACCACCAACTGCCTGCTGGCCTCGACCACCGCCGAGCTGCCACCGCCACCGCCGGCCATGCCGTGCATCCGCTGCGGCGAATGCGCCGAAGCCTGCCCGGCCAGCCTGCTGCCGCAGCAGCTGCACTTCTTCGCCATCGGTCAGGAGCATGAACAGCTCAAGGCGCATAACCTGTTCGACTGCATCGAATGCGGCGCCTGCGCCTATGTCTGCCCGTCGAGCATCCCGCTGGTGCAGTACTACCGCGCCGCCAAGGGCGAGATTCGCGACCTAGAGCAGAAGCAGCTCAAGGCCGAGCAATCGAAACAACGCTTCGAGCTGCGCCAGGAACGCCTGCGCCGCGCCGAAGAGCAGAAAGAAGCCGAACGCCAGGCCCGTTCCGCTAAAGCCGCTCAAGCCAAAGCGGCCCAAGCGCAAACCGCATCGGCAGCAGCGGACAGCACTGTGCCACCGGCGAAACCCGGCCTGAGTGACGAGCAGAAGAAACTCAAGATCGAAGCCAGCATGGCCCAGGTCGCCCTGAAGAAAGCAGAAAAGCAGCTGGCCACCCATGCCAGCCCCGAACTACAGGCCCAGGTCGACGAACTGCGCAGCGCTGCAACCATCGCCCAGCAAGCACTCGATAGCGCCATGGCCGCCAACCCGCCAGCCCCGGCCGTAGCGCCAGCAGTCGACGATGGTGCAGTGAAAAAAGCCAAGATCGACGCCGCCATGCTGCGCGCCCAGGTGCGCAAGCTGGAAAAACTCGAAGCACCGAGTGACGAGCAGCACAGCGAATTGCAGCAACTGCGCAGCCAGTTGGAAGCAGCAGAGAAGCTGCTGGCCAGCCTGGAATCTCAAGCGCCAGCGCCTGCGGCCAAATCGGCTGCCGATGATGGTGCACTGAAAAAGGCCAAGATCGACGCCGCCATGCTCCGCGCCCAGGTGCGCAAGCTGGAAAAACTCGAAGCACCCAGCGACGAGCAGAAAAGCGAATTGCAGCAACTGCGCAGCCAGCTGGAAACCGCCGAAAAACTCCTAGCTAGCCTGGAAGCCCAGGCACCAGTACCGGCCGCCAAACCGGCTGCCAACGATGGTGCACTGAAAAAAGCCAAGATCGACGCCGCCATGCTCCGCGCCCAGGTGCGCAAGCTGGAAAAACTCGAAGCACCAAACGACGCGCAGCACAGCGAACTGCAGCAACTGCGCAGCCAGCTGGAAGCCGCCGAAAAACTCCTGGCTGGCCTGGAAGCCCAGGCGCCAGCTGCTGCCTCGAAAGCGTCTGATGCAGACGCCCCCGATCCGCTGAAAAAAGCCAAGATCGAACTGGCAATGAAACGCGCCGAACTGAAAAAAGCCGAGAAAGCCGGCAGCGATGAAGCCACGCTTGGCAGCTTGCGCGAAGCATTGAGCGCCGCCGAGCAGGCGCTGCACCAGGCCGAGGATGCATCTGGCAAGCCGGCTCCCGAGCTGGTGCGCACCGACAAGCAGCCGATCGACGAAACCACCCGCGCGCTGAAGACCGAAGTGGCCTTTGCCCGCGCCGATCTGCGCAAGCTGGAGCGTGATGACAACAGTGCAGCCGACGCCCTGGCCACTGCACGCCAGCGCCTGGCGGATGCTGAACGCCAATTACAGGAACACGCAGGCAGCTGA
- the rsxB gene encoding electron transport complex subunit RsxB has protein sequence MSLVLIAVLALLALCLVAGAILGFAAVRFKVEGNPIAEQINALLPQTQCGQCGYPGCKPYAEAIAGGDKINKCPPGGEATIQALADLLDVEAEPLDAVEGEKPQMVAYIREAECIGCTKCIQACPVDAIVGAAKQMHTVIVSECTGCDLCVEPCPVDCIDMLEVGSTVQSWKWEKPLLPGQLIASDREQAA, from the coding sequence ATGAGCCTGGTACTGATCGCGGTTCTCGCCCTGCTCGCCCTGTGCCTGGTGGCCGGCGCCATCCTCGGTTTCGCCGCGGTGCGCTTCAAGGTCGAAGGCAACCCGATTGCCGAACAGATCAATGCCCTGCTGCCACAAACCCAGTGCGGCCAATGCGGCTATCCAGGCTGCAAGCCCTACGCCGAGGCGATTGCCGGCGGCGACAAGATCAACAAATGCCCACCCGGCGGCGAAGCGACCATCCAGGCCCTGGCCGACCTGCTCGACGTTGAAGCCGAGCCGTTGGACGCCGTGGAAGGCGAGAAACCGCAGATGGTCGCCTATATCCGCGAAGCCGAATGCATCGGTTGCACCAAGTGCATCCAGGCCTGCCCGGTGGACGCCATCGTCGGCGCGGCCAAACAGATGCACACGGTGATCGTCAGCGAATGCACCGGCTGCGACCTGTGCGTCGAACCCTGCCCGGTGGACTGCATCGACATGCTGGAAGTCGGCAGCACCGTACAAAGTTGGAAATGGGAAAAACCCCTGCTGCCCGGCCAACTGATTGCCAGCGACCGGGAGCAGGCGGCATGA
- the rsxA gene encoding electron transport complex subunit RsxA, producing MTELALIMVSAILVNNFVLVQFLGLCPFMGVSKKIETAIGLSLATTFVLTLAAMCSYLVQQYVLKPLDIEFLRTISFILVIAVVVQFTEMVVNKTSPLLYRVLGIFLPLITTNCIVLGVALLNANKAEFTFITATANGFAAGLGFSLVLVLFAAMRERIAIADVPKSFQGAAIGMITAGLMSLAFMGFTGLIKL from the coding sequence ATGACCGAACTCGCCTTGATCATGGTCAGCGCCATCCTGGTCAACAACTTCGTGTTGGTCCAGTTCCTTGGCCTGTGTCCCTTTATGGGCGTCTCGAAGAAGATCGAGACGGCTATCGGCCTGTCGCTGGCCACCACCTTCGTGCTGACCCTGGCCGCCATGTGCAGCTACCTGGTGCAGCAGTACGTGCTCAAGCCGCTGGATATCGAATTCCTGCGTACCATCAGCTTTATTCTGGTGATTGCCGTGGTAGTGCAGTTCACAGAAATGGTAGTGAACAAAACCAGCCCGCTGCTGTACCGCGTGCTCGGCATCTTCCTGCCGCTGATCACCACCAACTGCATCGTTCTGGGCGTGGCCCTGCTCAACGCTAACAAGGCCGAATTCACCTTTATCACCGCCACCGCCAACGGCTTTGCCGCCGGCCTCGGCTTCTCCCTGGTACTGGTGCTGTTTGCTGCCATGCGTGAGCGCATTGCGATTGCCGACGTGCCGAAGTCCTTTCAGGGCGCGGCCATCGGCATGATCACCGCCGGGTTGATGTCCCTGGCCTTTATGGGCTTTACCGGGCTGATCAAGCTATGA
- the metG gene encoding methionine--tRNA ligase: protein MSQARKILVTSALPYANGSIHLGHMLEYIQTDMWVRFQKLRGNQAIYVCADDAHGSAIMLRAEKEGITPEQLIANVQAEHTADFADFGVNFDNYHSTHSEENRELSAAIYLKLRDAGHIATRSVTQYFDPEKGMFLADRFIKGTCPKCAAEDQYGDNCEKCGATYEPTELKNPRSAISGAVPELRDSKHFFFKLPDFEAMLKSWTRGGALQDAVANKIAEWLDSGLQEWDISRDAPYFGFEIPDEPGKYFYVWLDAPIGYMASFKNLCAKRPELDFDAFWNKDSTAELYHFIGKDIVNFHALFWPAMLEGAGLRKPTAVAVHGYLTVNGQKMSKSRGTFIKARTYLDHLNPEYLRYYYAAKLGRGVDDLDLNLEDFVQKVNSDLVGKVVNIASRCAGFIHKGNNGLLVAGNAAPELTEAFQVAAPSIAEAYEARDFARAMREIMALADRANAWIADKAPWSLAKQDGKQDEVQAICALGVNLFRQLVIFLKPVLPQLASDAEAFLNVAPLTWDDHQTLLANHQLNPFSALLTRIEPAKIDAMIEASKEDLAASEAAPAAAGNGELTKDPLAAEIAFGAFAAVDLRIALIEKCEFVEGADKLLRLTLDIGDAKRNVFSGIKSAYPDPSKLEGRLTLYVANLAARKMKFGISEGMVLAAGPGGEEIYLLSPDSGAKPGQRVK, encoded by the coding sequence ATGAGCCAAGCCCGCAAGATTCTCGTTACCAGCGCCCTGCCCTACGCCAACGGTTCGATCCACCTTGGCCATATGCTCGAGTACATCCAGACCGACATGTGGGTGCGTTTCCAGAAGCTACGCGGCAACCAGGCCATCTACGTCTGCGCCGACGACGCCCATGGCTCGGCGATCATGCTGCGCGCAGAGAAAGAAGGCATCACCCCGGAACAACTGATCGCCAATGTGCAGGCCGAACACACAGCCGACTTTGCCGACTTCGGGGTCAACTTCGACAACTACCATTCGACTCACTCCGAAGAGAACCGCGAGCTGTCTGCGGCCATCTACCTGAAGCTGCGTGACGCCGGGCATATCGCCACCCGCTCGGTGACCCAGTACTTCGACCCTGAGAAGGGCATGTTCCTCGCCGACCGCTTTATCAAAGGCACCTGCCCCAAGTGCGCGGCCGAAGATCAGTACGGCGACAACTGCGAAAAATGCGGTGCCACCTACGAGCCGACCGAGCTGAAGAACCCGCGCTCTGCGATTTCCGGCGCCGTACCCGAGCTGCGCGATTCCAAGCACTTCTTCTTCAAGCTGCCGGACTTCGAGGCCATGCTGAAAAGCTGGACCCGCGGCGGCGCGCTGCAGGACGCAGTGGCCAACAAGATCGCCGAATGGCTGGATTCCGGCCTGCAGGAATGGGATATCAGCCGCGATGCGCCCTACTTCGGCTTCGAAATCCCCGACGAGCCGGGCAAATACTTCTACGTCTGGCTGGACGCGCCGATCGGCTATATGGCCAGTTTCAAGAATCTTTGCGCCAAGCGCCCGGAGCTGGACTTCGATGCGTTCTGGAACAAGGACTCGACCGCCGAGCTGTACCACTTTATCGGCAAGGACATCGTCAACTTCCACGCCCTGTTCTGGCCGGCCATGCTTGAAGGCGCAGGCCTGCGCAAGCCGACCGCAGTGGCCGTGCACGGCTACCTGACCGTCAACGGACAGAAGATGTCCAAATCCCGTGGCACCTTTATCAAGGCGCGCACCTACCTCGATCACTTGAACCCGGAATACCTGCGCTACTACTACGCGGCCAAGCTGGGCCGTGGCGTGGATGACCTCGACCTGAACCTGGAAGACTTCGTACAGAAGGTCAACTCGGACCTGGTCGGCAAAGTGGTAAATATCGCCAGCCGCTGCGCCGGCTTTATCCACAAAGGCAACAACGGCCTACTGGTGGCCGGCAATGCCGCGCCGGAACTGACCGAAGCCTTCCAGGTCGCCGCACCGAGCATCGCCGAAGCCTACGAGGCCCGCGATTTCGCCCGTGCCATGCGCGAGATCATGGCCCTGGCCGACCGCGCCAACGCCTGGATCGCCGACAAAGCGCCCTGGTCCCTGGCCAAACAGGACGGCAAGCAGGACGAAGTGCAGGCCATCTGCGCCCTGGGCGTGAACCTGTTCCGCCAGTTGGTGATTTTCCTGAAACCAGTGCTGCCGCAACTGGCCAGCGACGCCGAGGCCTTCCTCAATGTCGCTCCGTTGACCTGGGACGACCACCAGACGCTGCTGGCCAACCACCAGTTGAACCCGTTCAGCGCCCTGCTGACCCGTATCGAGCCTGCGAAAATCGACGCCATGATCGAAGCCTCCAAAGAAGACCTGGCCGCCAGCGAAGCCGCTCCAGCAGCCGCTGGCAACGGCGAACTAACCAAAGACCCATTGGCCGCCGAAATCGCCTTCGGCGCCTTTGCCGCGGTCGACCTGCGTATCGCCCTGATCGAGAAATGCGAGTTCGTTGAAGGTGCCGACAAGCTGCTGCGCCTGACCCTGGATATCGGTGACGCCAAACGCAACGTGTTCAGCGGCATCAAGAGCGCCTACCCGGACCCAAGCAAGTTGGAAGGCCGCCTGACCCTTTACGTAGCCAACCTGGCAGCGCGTAAGATGAAGTTCGGCATCAGCGAAGGCATGGTGTTGGCTGCCGGCCCTGGCGGCGAGGAAATCTACCTGCTCAGCCCAGACAGCGGTGCCAAACCAGGCCAGCGGGTCAAGTAA
- the apbC gene encoding iron-sulfur cluster carrier protein ApbC — MSVVTRAAVEAALSQYTDPHLNQDPVSAGCLREVDIQGGQVKVRLQLGYAAGLFKSGWAQMLQMALEGLDGVERAQVQVDCVIEAHKAQDQVPALANVKNVIAVASGKGGVGKSTTAANLALALAREGAKVGILDADIYGPSQGIMFGIPEGTRPQVKDQKWFVPLKAHGVEVMSMAFLTDENTPVVWRGPMVSGALLQLITQTAWDDLDYLVVDMPPGTGDIQLTLAQKVPVAGAVIVTTPQDLALLDAKKGVEMFRKVNIPVLGVVENMAVHICSNCGHAEHLFGEGGGEKLAAQFGVDLLASLPLSMAIRMQSDGGKPTAIADPESQIAMIYQETARNVGARIAQGGAQHAMPSIVISED, encoded by the coding sequence ATGAGTGTCGTTACCCGCGCAGCGGTCGAAGCCGCCTTGTCCCAATACACCGATCCGCACTTGAATCAGGACCCGGTTAGCGCTGGTTGCCTGCGTGAGGTGGATATTCAGGGTGGGCAGGTCAAGGTGCGTCTGCAGTTGGGCTACGCGGCTGGGCTGTTCAAAAGTGGCTGGGCGCAGATGCTGCAGATGGCTCTGGAAGGGCTCGACGGCGTCGAGCGTGCGCAGGTGCAGGTTGACTGCGTGATCGAAGCGCACAAAGCGCAGGATCAGGTGCCAGCGCTGGCCAATGTGAAGAACGTGATTGCTGTGGCGTCCGGCAAGGGCGGGGTGGGCAAGTCCACTACGGCGGCCAATCTGGCGCTGGCGCTGGCCCGTGAAGGTGCCAAGGTCGGCATTCTCGATGCGGATATCTATGGGCCGAGTCAGGGCATCATGTTCGGTATTCCGGAAGGCACGCGGCCGCAGGTGAAGGACCAGAAGTGGTTTGTGCCGCTCAAGGCCCATGGTGTGGAAGTGATGTCCATGGCCTTTCTCACCGACGAAAACACCCCGGTGGTGTGGCGCGGGCCGATGGTTTCCGGCGCGCTGCTGCAGCTGATTACCCAGACTGCCTGGGATGACCTGGATTACCTGGTGGTCGATATGCCGCCGGGCACTGGCGATATCCAGCTGACCTTGGCGCAGAAGGTGCCGGTGGCGGGTGCTGTTATCGTCACTACGCCACAGGATCTGGCCCTGCTGGATGCCAAGAAGGGCGTGGAGATGTTCCGCAAGGTGAATATCCCGGTGCTTGGCGTGGTGGAAAACATGGCCGTGCACATTTGCTCGAACTGCGGGCATGCCGAGCATCTGTTTGGTGAAGGCGGCGGCGAGAAGCTGGCGGCGCAGTTTGGTGTCGACCTGCTGGCCTCGCTGCCGCTGTCGATGGCCATTCGTATGCAGTCCGATGGTGGCAAGCCCACTGCCATTGCCGATCCGGAAAGCCAGATCGCGATGATCTATCAGGAAACTGCACGCAACGTCGGTGCGCGGATTGCTCAGGGCGGGGCGCAGCATGCGATGCCTTCTATTGTGATCAGCGAAGACTGA
- a CDS encoding cold-shock protein: MSNRQTGTVKWFNDEKGYGFITPQSGDDLFVHFKAIQSDGFKSLKEGQQVTFVATRGQKGMQAEEVQVV, from the coding sequence ATGTCCAATCGTCAAACTGGCACCGTTAAGTGGTTCAACGATGAGAAAGGCTACGGCTTCATCACTCCGCAATCCGGTGACGATCTGTTCGTACACTTCAAAGCTATCCAGAGCGATGGCTTCAAGAGCCTGAAAGAAGGCCAGCAAGTGACTTTCGTGGCCACCCGTGGTCAGAAAGGCATGCAAGCTGAGGAAGTTCAGGTTGTCTAA
- the dcd gene encoding dCTP deaminase, protein MSIKSDKWIRRMAQEHGMIEPFVERQVRAEGAQPLISYGVSSYGYDVRCADEFKVFTNINSATVDPKNFDEKSFVDVKSDVCIIPPNSFALARTVEFFRIPRDVLTICLGKSTYARCGIIVNVTPLEPEWEGHVTLEFSNTTTLPAKIYANEGVAQMLFLQSDEACEVSYKDRGGKYQGQLGVTLPRA, encoded by the coding sequence ATGAGCATCAAATCGGATAAATGGATTCGCCGCATGGCTCAAGAGCACGGCATGATCGAGCCTTTCGTTGAGCGCCAGGTACGTGCCGAGGGCGCACAGCCGCTGATTTCCTATGGCGTTTCCAGCTACGGTTACGACGTGCGCTGCGCCGATGAATTTAAGGTGTTTACCAACATCAACTCGGCCACCGTCGACCCGAAGAACTTCGACGAGAAGAGTTTTGTCGATGTGAAAAGCGATGTATGCATCATTCCACCGAACTCCTTCGCGTTAGCGCGCACTGTGGAGTTCTTCCGTATTCCACGTGACGTACTGACCATTTGCCTGGGCAAGAGCACCTACGCGCGCTGCGGAATCATCGTCAACGTCACGCCGCTGGAGCCGGAATGGGAAGGCCACGTGACCCTGGAATTCTCCAATACCACTACTTTGCCGGCGAAGATCTATGCCAACGAGGGTGTGGCACAGATGCTGTTCCTGCAGTCTGATGAGGCGTGCGAAGTGTCTTATAAGGATCGTGGCGGTAAGTACCAGGGCCAGCTGGGCGTGACCCTGCCCAGAGCTTGA
- the nadE gene encoding ammonia-dependent NAD(+) synthetase, whose amino-acid sequence MSNRQAEIAAALDVVAPFADTAALLAQIDKRKAFIKQCLRSSGLKVLVLGISGGVDSLTAGRLAQLSVEELRAETGDQAYRFIAVRLPYGTQHDEQDAQDSLKFIRADEEDTVNIADSVLGLGEQVTHLQKLSDARRDFVTGNIKARIRMVAQFAIANANNGLVIGTDHAAEAVMGFFTKFGDGACDLAPLSGLVKGQVRAIAKHLGAPENLVFKVPTADLEELRPGKPDEEAHGVSYVEIDAFLHGQPVREEAYAIIVRTYDATRHKRELPLVP is encoded by the coding sequence ATGAGCAATCGCCAAGCCGAAATCGCCGCCGCCCTTGATGTGGTTGCGCCTTTCGCCGATACCGCTGCACTGCTGGCGCAGATCGACAAGCGCAAGGCCTTTATCAAACAGTGCCTGCGCAGCTCCGGCCTCAAGGTGCTGGTTCTGGGCATCAGTGGTGGCGTTGACTCGCTGACTGCCGGCCGCTTGGCTCAGTTGTCCGTAGAAGAGTTGCGGGCGGAAACCGGTGATCAGGCCTACCGTTTTATCGCTGTGCGCCTGCCCTACGGCACTCAGCACGACGAACAGGACGCCCAGGACTCACTGAAATTCATACGTGCCGATGAAGAGGACACGGTGAACATCGCGGACAGCGTACTGGGCCTCGGCGAGCAGGTGACCCACCTGCAAAAGCTCAGTGACGCCCGCCGCGACTTCGTCACAGGCAATATCAAGGCACGTATCCGCATGGTCGCGCAATTCGCCATAGCCAACGCCAACAATGGCCTGGTGATCGGTACTGACCACGCTGCTGAAGCGGTGATGGGCTTTTTCACCAAGTTCGGCGACGGTGCCTGCGACCTCGCCCCGCTATCGGGCCTGGTCAAAGGCCAGGTACGGGCCATCGCTAAACACCTGGGTGCACCGGAAAATCTGGTATTCAAAGTACCGACAGCGGACCTGGAAGAACTACGCCCCGGCAAACCCGATGAAGAAGCCCACGGCGTCAGCTACGTGGAAATCGATGCCTTCCTCCACGGCCAGCCCGTGCGCGAGGAAGCCTACGCCATCATCGTGCGCACCTACGACGCCACTCGCCATAAGCGCGAACTGCCGCTGGTTCCCTGA